The following coding sequences lie in one Maylandia zebra isolate NMK-2024a linkage group LG14, Mzebra_GT3a, whole genome shotgun sequence genomic window:
- the cpda gene encoding carboxypeptidase D, with protein MVANWEHVSMTLKLRVSLFAFLFLFVVSLGDDRLLGTRSARASTEEAVETYDIYYNYNELTKRLQSLAQKYPHIANLSTVGQSVEGRQLWVMRITRDPDRKSLGKPKFKYVGNMHGDETVSRQVLVYLVEYLLTKYGEEERITELVNSTDIYIMPSMNPDGFEKSTEGDCSGDHGGRNNAKNKDLNRSFPDQFDKATVDPANIPEVMAVMRWIQEKKFVLSGNLHGGTVVASYPFDDSASHDQEGHYSPSADDGLFRHLALVYSQNHPVMKTGKPHCPDMPEETFKDGITNGAAWYDVPGGMQDYNYIHGNCLEITMELSCCKYPFASELQREWDLNKESLLAYIEQVHIGVRGYVKDAVSGAVPSNVSIVVAGVRHNLTTGEYGDYYRLLLPGTYNITAVAPGYISVTVSSVEVSEGKAKELNFTLTPVVSEAAGSSTTVATTSVQSISHPDSSTTSSSGSTQTPVVTSVSPTSHQLANQPQEFRHHNYADMELFLRKYSSEFPSITHLYSIGQSVEKRELYVMVISDNPVTHEHGEPEFKYVANMHGNEVVGRELMLNLIEYLCRNYGTDPEVTELVNNTRIHIMPSMNPDGYEVAEEGDTNGYKGRNNTNNFDLNRNFPDQFANITEPRQPETKAAMKWLKSIPFVLSANLHGGSLVVNYPFDDDKDGNSYYSKSPDDEVFQQVSRAYSQENPLMHQGHPCEDLYPNDYFKDGITNGAQWYSVPGGMQDWNYINTNCFEVTIELSCVKYPLAKDLPKYWDQNRRSLLQFIHQVHTGVKGTVSDMWDGRRIPNATISVEKINHKITTAQTGDYWRLLVPGTYAITASAHGYKPVTIYATVSKDRVEVVDFRLTSVRSEGNRHSSSGPRPTQNPSEKEFQSLIKELSVGQGLDELVKNTATESNFRYRPSKEMSAFLRGLTLNFPHITYLHSLGQSVEYRTIWALEISNKPGESEPSKPNIRFVAGIHGNAPVGTELLLEFAAFLCINYGKNPAITKLINETRIFIVPSVNPDGREQAVEKQCKSTQGLTNAHGKDLDTDFFGNASQRLVDPQPETRAMMNFIQSHRFTLSVALDGGALVATYPYDKPVQTVDNEGTLKYLATVYASNHPKMHLGNTECSNNGQSNIPDGVMRAAERQSHLGSMKDFNMDFGHCPEITVYTGCCLFPPAEQLATLWTENKKSLLSMLVEIHKGVRGIVRDKSGKPIVGAIVILNGGVRLFTVEGGYFHALLAPGTHNIEAVAEGYQRQRQKVVVSSFEAATSIIIEFDMDNNIFGLPREFVVASAAATMTALVVTACIIWCVCAAKSNRQKDGFHRLRQHRDDYDDEVRLTSMGSKKSLLAHEFQDESESDEETLYANKI; from the exons ATGGTGGCTAACTGGGAACATGTCTCGATGACGCTGAAACTACGGGTGTCACTTTTcgcctttcttttcctttttgtcgTGTCTCTTGGCGACGACAGACTGCTCGGCACAAGAAGCGCCCGAGCCTCTACGGAGGAAGCGGTAGAAACTTACGACATATACTACAATTATAATGAACTAACAAAACGTTTACAGTCGTTAGCCCAGAAATACCCTCACATAGCTAACCTGTCGACTGTAGGGCAGTCCGTGGAGGGCAGGCAGCTGTGGGTGATGCGGATCACCAGGGACCCCGACAGGAAGTCACTGGGGAAACCTAAATTTAAATACGTTGGGAACATGCACGGCGACGAAACCGTATCCAGACAGGTGCTGGTTTACCTAGTGGAGTACCTGCTAACCAAATACGGGGAGGAAGAGCGCATCACTGAACTGGTGAACAGCACGGATATTTACATCATGCCCAGCATGAATCCCGACGGCTTTGAGAAGTCCACAGAGGGGGACTGCAGTGGTGATCACGGCGGTCGAAATAACGCCAAAAATAAGGACCTAAACAGAAGCTTTCCTGACCAGTTCGACAAAGCCACCGTGGATCCAGCTAATATCCCCGAGGTGATGGCAGTGATGAGATGGATCCAGGAGAAAAA ATTTGTGCTGTCAGGGAACCTGCATGGTGGCACTGTGGTTGCCAGTTACCCTTTTGATGACTCAGCCTCCCACGATCAAGAAGGTCACTACAGCCCGTCGGCGGACGATGGTCTGTTTCGCCACCTGGCCCTGGTGTATTCCCAGAACCACCCTGTAATGAAGACCGGTAAGCCTCACTGTCCTGATATGccagaagaaacatttaaagatggCATTACTAATGGAGCGGCGTGGTACGACGTGCCAG GAGGGATGCAGGACTACAACTACattcatggaaactgtctggaAATCACCATGGAGCTGAGCTGTTGCAAATACCCTTTTGCTTCTGAGCTCCAAAGGGAATGGGATCTAAACAAGGAATCCCTGCTAGCCTACATAGAACAG GTGCACATCGGTGTTCGTGGCTATGTGAAAGATGCAGTTAGTGGTGCTGTCCCTAGCAATGTCAGCATTGTGGTAGCAGGCGTTCGCCACAACCTGACGACAGGGGAATATGGGGACTACTACCGCCTTCTGTTACCAGGAACATACAACAtaacagctgtggctccagg GTACATATCAGTGACAGTCAGCAGTGTCGAGGTCTCTGAGGGCAAGGCAAAAGAGCTTAACTTTACCTTGACACCTGTGGTCAGTGAGGCAGCAGGTAGCAGCACCACTGTGGCTACAACCTCAGTGCAGTCCATCAGCCATCCAGACAGTTCCACTACCAGCTCTTCTGGCTCCACCCAGACTCCGGTGGTTACTTCTGTTTCTCCAACTTCACACCAACTGGCCAACCAGCCACAGGAATTCCGTCATCACAACTATGCAGACATGGAGCTGTTTCTACGGAAGTACAGCAGCGAGTTTCCTTCTATTACCCATCTTTACTCTATTGGACAGTCTGTAGAAAAGCGTGAGCTGTATGTGATGGTCATCTCAGACAACCCTGTCACTCATGAGCATG GTGAGCCAGAATTTAAATATGTGGCCAACATGCACGGCAATGAAGTGGTGGGTCGCGAGTTAATGCTCAACCTCATAGAGTACCTGTGTCGTAACTATGGTACTGACCCAGAGGTCACCGAGTTGGTCAACAACACCCGCATTCACATCATGCCTTCGATGAATCCCGATGGCTACGAGGTAGCTGAGGAAG GTGATACAAATGGCTACAAAGGGCGTAACAACACCAACAATTTTGACCTGAACCGCAACTTTCCCGATCAGTTCGCCAACATCACAGAACCCAGACAGCCAGAGACTAAAGCTGCGATGAAATGGCTGAAGAGCATCCCTTTCGTCCTGTCAGCCAACCTCCACGGAG GGTCCTTGGTGGTCAACTACCCCTTTGATGATGACAAAGATGGGAATAGTTACTACAGCAAGTCGCCTGATGACGAGGTCTTTCAGCAGGTCTCTAGAGCCTACTCACAG GAAAATCCTCTGATGCACCAAGGACACCCTTGTGAGGACCTGTACCCTAATGACTATTTTAAGGATGGCATAACCAATGGTGCCCAGTGGTATAGTGTTCCTG GTGGCATGCAAGACTGGAACTatataaacacaaactgtttcGAGGTGACAATTGAGCTGAGTTGTGTCAAATATCCTCTGGCCAAGGACCTCCCAAAATACTGGGATCAAAACCGGCGATCCTTGCTTCAGTTTATACACCAG GTTCACACTGGGGTGAAGGGCACAGTTTCAGATATGTGGGATGGTAGGAGAATTCCCAATGCCACCATTAGTGTCGAGAAGATAAACCACAAGATTACTACAGCTCAGACTGGAGATTACTGGAGATTGCTGGTCCCTGGGACTTACGCTATCACTGCCTCTGCTCATGG TTATAAGCCTGTGACGATCTACGCCACAGTCTCAAAGGATCGAGTGgaggtggtggacttcagactGACATCTGTGCGGTCAGAGGGTAACCGTCATTCTTCCAGTGGCCCCCGACCCACACAGAACCCATCTGAGAAGGAGTTTCAGAGCTTAATCAAGGAGCTCTCTGTAGGCCAGGGTTTAGATGAGTTGGTGAAAAACACAGCCACCGAGAGCAACTTCCGCTACCGACCCTCCAAAGAGATGTCGGCTTTCTTGAGAGGCCTCACGCTTAACTTTCCCCACATTACATATTTACACAG CCTGGGCCAGAGTGTGGAGTATAGGACCATATGGGCTTTGGAAATCTCTAACAAACCAGGAGAATCTGAACCGTCCAAGCCAAATATTCGCTTTGTAGCAGGGATCCATGGTAATGCCCCAGTGGGGacagagctgctgctggagTTTGCTGCCTTCTTGTGCATCAACTATGGCAAAAACCCAGCCATCACCAAG CTGATCAACGAGACTCGCATATTCATTGTTCCTTCTGTAAACCCTGACGGACGAGAACAGGCTGTTGAGAAGCAGTGCAAATCTACCCAGGGCTTGACCAACGCTCATGGCAAGGACCTGGACACAGACTTCTTTG GCAACGCATCACAGCGTTTGGTGGATCCCCAACCTGAGACCAGAGCGATGATGAACTTCATTCAAAGCCACCGCTTCACTCTGTCTGTAGCCCTTGATGGAGGCGCCCTTGTTGCCACTTATCCTTATGACAAGCCTGTCCAGACTG ttgacAATGAAGGCACCTTGAAGTATTTGGCAACTGTCTATGCCAGCAATCACCCCAAAATGCACCTTGGGAACACTGAATGTTCAAATAATGGGCAGA GCAACATCCCAGATGGAGTTATGAGAGCAGCGGAGAGACAAAGTCATCTGGGAAGCATGAAg GACTTCAATATGGACTTTGGCCATTGTCCAGAAATCACAGTGTACACTGGCTGCTGTCTGTTTCCTCCCGCTGAGCAGCTGGCCACACTCTGGACTGAGAACAAGAAGTCTCTGCTAAGCATGTTGGTAGAG ATCCATAAAGGTGTGCGAGGCATAGTGAGAGACAAGAGTGGAAAACCAATTGTTGGGGCGATCGTTATACTGAACGGAGGAGTGAGACTGTTTACTGTGGAAGGTGGCTACTTCCATGCCCTGCTAGCTCCTGGCACTCACAATATTGAAGCAGTTGCTGAAGGCTACCAACGCCAGCGTCAGAAG GTCGTGGTATCTTCCTTTGAAGCTGCTACTTCCATCATCATAGAGTTTGACATGGACAACAACATCTTTGGCCTTCCCAGAGAGTTTGTTGTAGCCAGTGCAG CCGCCACCATGACAGCACTGGTGGTGACAGCGTGCATCATCTGGTGCGTGTGTGCCGCTAAGTCTAATCGCCAAAAAGATGGCTTCCACCGTTTGCGCCAACACAGAGACGATTATGACGACGAGGTCCGGCTCACCTCTATGGGCTCCAAAAAGTCCCTGCTTGCCCACGAGTTTCAGGACGAAAGCGAAAGCGACGAGGAGACGTTGTATGCCAACAAAATCTGA
- the cryba1a gene encoding crystallin, beta A1a codes for MALNNPNPLGPWKITVYDQENFQGKRLEFTSACQNIMECGVDNIRSLKVECGAWAGYEHSSFCGQQFVLERGEYPYWESWSGSNAYHIERMMSFRPICSANHKESKMVLFEKENFMGRQWEINDDYPSLQAMGWGNNEIGSMQVQSGAWVCYQFPGYRGYQYIMECDHHGGEYKHYREWGSHAQSFQVQSLRRIQQ; via the exons ATGGCTCTAAACAACCCTAACCCACTGGGACCATGGAAA ATCACAGTTTATGACCAGGAGAACTTCCAGGGGAAGCGTCTGGAGTTTACCTCAGCCTGCCAGAACATCATGGAGTGTGGCGTTGACAACATTCGATCCTTGAAGGTGGAGTGTGGCGC CTGGGCAGGATATGAGCACTCCAGCTTCTGTGGCCAGCAGTTTGTTTTGGAGAGGGGAGAGTACCCTTACTGGGAGTCATGGAGCGGCAGCAACGCCTACCACATTGAGAGGATGATGTCTTTCCGCCCCATCTGCTCTGCT AATCACAAGGAGTCCAAGATGGTGCTATTTGAGAAGGAGAACTTCATGGGGCGCCAGTGGGAGATAAACGATGACTATCCTTCCCTGCAGGCTATGGGCTGGGGCAACAACGAGATCGGATCTATGCAAGTTCAGAGCGGCGC ctGGGTGTGCTACCAGTTTCCAGGTTACCGTGGTTACCAGTACATCATGGAGTGTGACCATCACGGTGGCGAGTACAAACATTACAGAGAGTGGGGCTCCCACGCTCAGTCCTTCCAGGTGCAGTCGCTGCGTCGAATCCAGCAATGA
- the crybb1l3 gene encoding crystallin, beta B1, like 3: MSHSGAQGSIGSHSAIGLRNHKIYLYEYENFQGRRMDLFGESRNLCEKGMERIGSIRVEIGPWVGYEQQNMTGEMFILEKGEYPRWDTWSNSYRCDRIMSIRPLRMDPQDHKICLYECANFEGRKMEVCDEDIPSLWSYGFQDRVASIQVTGGTWVGYQYPGYRGYQYMLEMGPFKHWNEWGAHHPQIQSIRRVRDMQTHRRGCFEMTA, encoded by the exons ATGTCTCACTCAGGTGCTCAAGGCAGCATAGGCAGCCACTCTGCCATTGGGCTGCGCAATCACAAG ATATACCTCTATGAATACGAGAACTTCCAGGGACGTAGAATGGACCTGTTTGGAGAGTCCCGTAACCTGTGCGAGAAGGGCATGGAGAGAATCGGCTCCATCCGGGTAGAGATCGGACC CTGGGTCGGGTATGAGCAGCAGAACATGACCGGTGAGATGTTCATACTGGAGAAAGGAGAGTACCCCCGCTGGGACACCTGGTCCAACAGCTACAGGTGCGACCGCATCATGTCAATCAGACCTCTCCGGATG GACCCGCAGGACCACAAGATCTGCCTGTATGAATGTGCAAATTTTGAGGGTCGTAAGATGGAAGTGTGCGACGAGGATATTCCAAGTTTGTGGTCTTACGGCTTCCAGGATCGTGTTGCCAGCATTCAGGTCACCGGTGGAAC CTGGGTGGGTTACCAGTACCCTGGCTACCGTGGCTACCAATATATGCTTGAAATGGGTCCTTTCAAGCACTGGAATGAGTGGGGAGCCCACCACCCCCAGATCCAGTCCATCCGCCGCGTGAGAGACATGCAGACGCACCGCAGGGGCTGCTTCGAAATGACCGCATAG